The proteins below are encoded in one region of Methanomassiliicoccus luminyensis B10:
- a CDS encoding CheR family methyltransferase, with product MPSKKTADPEFIALKKEVYRKTSLDCEQFKDSYLRRRFAARMRSRGVQQYADYIALLGSDPAEAGELMRDITINVTQFFRDAPVFKALEEEVVPLLIYRKVKEGRPIIKVWSAGCSSGEEPYSVAIILRDLLGEEYDKFSVSIVATDIDRECLMSGQEGIYLPRQLMNVAPEHLRKYFVQEGERHRVVPEIRDMVDFLELDLFSGTAGTNFDLILCRNVAIYFTKEMQERLYMKFVRALGEGGYFVMGNTENLVGDASRMLTTVRTRERIYQKAARERR from the coding sequence ATGCCCAGCAAGAAGACCGCCGACCCGGAGTTCATCGCCCTGAAGAAGGAGGTTTACAGGAAGACCTCCCTCGATTGCGAGCAGTTCAAGGACTCCTATCTTCGGCGGAGGTTCGCGGCCCGCATGCGCTCCCGGGGGGTGCAGCAGTACGCTGACTACATCGCCCTGCTGGGCTCCGACCCCGCCGAGGCGGGGGAGCTTATGAGGGACATCACCATCAACGTGACCCAGTTCTTCCGGGACGCCCCCGTGTTCAAGGCATTGGAAGAAGAGGTCGTCCCGCTCCTGATCTACCGGAAGGTGAAGGAGGGAAGGCCTATCATCAAGGTGTGGAGCGCCGGCTGCTCGAGCGGCGAGGAGCCCTATTCCGTAGCCATCATCCTGCGCGACCTCCTGGGAGAGGAGTATGATAAATTCTCCGTATCCATCGTGGCGACGGACATAGATAGGGAGTGCCTGATGTCTGGCCAGGAAGGGATCTATCTCCCACGTCAGCTGATGAACGTGGCCCCGGAGCACTTGAGGAAATATTTCGTGCAGGAGGGGGAGAGGCACCGGGTGGTCCCGGAGATAAGGGACATGGTGGACTTCCTGGAGCTTGACCTGTTCTCGGGGACGGCCGGCACCAACTTCGACCTCATCCTGTGCCGGAACGTGGCCATCTACTTCACCAAGGAGATGCAGGAAAGACTGTACATGAAGTTCGTCCGGGCCCTGGGCGAGGGGGGTTACTTCGTGATGGGCAACACCGAGAACCTGGTGGGGGACGCTTCCAGGATGCTGACCACGGTAAGGACCAGGGAGCGGATCTATCAGAAAGCGGCTAGGGAGCGGCGATAG
- a CDS encoding cobyrinate a,c-diamide synthase, whose translation MKAPRFVIAGERSGVGKSTITVGILLSLKARGLDPQPFKTGPDFLDPMHHSIVLGKPSRNLDTWMFGPRVKDTFARGAKGSGISVIEGVMGLFDGDGGRREEGSTAHLSKVLNAPVVLIVNAANTARSAGAIALGFKNYDPDVNIAGVIFNNVSSKRHLGMLEDSLRGMESLGGIPAVKDVRLASRHLGLVPAGETYDADRYERIRFMIEENLNMDRLIEIARSVPDMEEAEAPVMKGRPRARIGVAQDKAFNFYYYDNFDILRGFGAEIVPFSPMYDDLPDVDGLYFGGGYPETYAQQLQDNSSMRRKVRERAYEGMPIYAECGGMMYACDRVRDFDGRTYSMTGIFDPEVEMTDKLQAVGYVEAEAERENVLCGKGWTTRGHEFHYSRVLGSGEKEYAYSLKRGKGIAGNKDGLIAHNTMASYLHLHFASCPQFAERFVGSCADHARR comes from the coding sequence ATGAAGGCACCAAGGTTCGTGATCGCCGGAGAGCGGAGCGGGGTCGGGAAATCCACCATTACCGTAGGCATACTGCTCTCGCTCAAGGCCAGGGGGCTGGACCCCCAGCCGTTCAAGACCGGCCCCGATTTCCTCGACCCCATGCACCACAGCATCGTGCTGGGCAAGCCGTCGCGGAACCTGGACACCTGGATGTTCGGCCCGCGGGTCAAGGATACCTTCGCGCGCGGGGCCAAGGGCTCAGGGATATCGGTCATCGAGGGCGTTATGGGGCTGTTCGACGGCGACGGGGGCCGGCGCGAGGAAGGGTCCACCGCACACCTCTCCAAGGTGCTGAACGCTCCGGTGGTGCTCATCGTCAACGCGGCCAACACCGCGCGCAGCGCGGGGGCCATCGCCCTGGGGTTCAAGAACTATGACCCCGATGTCAACATCGCAGGGGTCATCTTCAATAACGTGTCCAGCAAGAGGCACCTCGGCATGCTGGAGGATTCGCTGAGGGGCATGGAAAGCCTTGGCGGCATCCCCGCGGTGAAGGACGTGCGCCTGGCGAGCAGGCATCTAGGGCTGGTGCCGGCCGGGGAAACGTACGATGCCGACAGGTACGAGCGCATCCGGTTCATGATCGAGGAGAACCTGAACATGGACCGCCTGATCGAGATCGCCCGCTCCGTTCCGGATATGGAGGAAGCGGAGGCGCCGGTGATGAAAGGCCGGCCGCGGGCCCGTATCGGGGTCGCCCAGGACAAGGCCTTCAACTTCTACTATTATGACAACTTCGATATCCTGAGGGGGTTCGGGGCGGAGATCGTGCCGTTCTCTCCCATGTACGACGACCTGCCGGACGTGGACGGCCTGTACTTCGGGGGCGGATATCCAGAGACGTACGCTCAGCAGCTGCAGGACAACTCGTCCATGCGCCGGAAGGTGAGGGAGCGCGCCTACGAGGGCATGCCCATCTACGCCGAGTGCGGGGGCATGATGTACGCCTGCGACAGGGTGAGGGACTTCGACGGGAGAACGTACTCCATGACCGGCATCTTCGACCCCGAGGTGGAGATGACCGACAAGCTCCAGGCGGTGGGGTACGTGGAGGCGGAAGCGGAAAGGGAGAACGTGCTGTGCGGGAAGGGGTGGACCACCCGCGGGCACGAGTTCCACTACTCCCGCGTGCTGGGGTCGGGAGAGAAGGAGTACGCGTACAGTCTCAAGCGGGGCAAGGGGATCGCCGGGAACAAGGACGGGCTGATAGCCCACAACACCATGGCCTCGTACCTGCATCTGCACTTCGCGTCCTGCCCCCAGTTCGCCGAGCGTTTCGTGGGGAGCTGCGCCGATCATGCGAGGCGATGA
- a CDS encoding cobyric acid synthase produces the protein MKDYWFKVREQLRDFRPGPNVRCEWYPCHFKGQDCSLCFCPLYPCHDERLGEFISGKDGSRIWSCKECFWPHRSDVARDIYARLGAPEERPSGEDLRRIKEEIEARHPVSAMPIMVLGATSGAGKSLLAAALCRIFSDMGYNVAPFKSQNMSLNSMVTPEGEEISRAQALQAAAARTVPDAHMNPILMKPKKDDISQIIVEGRPYRDMAVPEYFGGFTNGEGMEILRRNWELLRRTRDVVVIEGAGSPAEINLMDTEIANMRTAEVASAPCLLVVNIEWGGAFAYAYGTIMLLPPEQRRMFKGIIINNLYGDPASLQGGIKELEERLGIPVLGIVPHADHALPDEDSQDLRKVRGKGGLQIGVVHLPRIANFTDFDALALEGASVRFVKDPGALRGVDAVVIPGTKNTVADLKWLRGSGLFDAIRELKGKVPILGICGGYQMLGKEVIDLKGLEGDEKKAWEGLGLLDISTNFEAYEKRTVLVNGRMNAGNGGKVRGYEIHMGRSESREAPLFYLEENGKDRPEGAISPDGMVMGSYVHGMFDLPSFRSYFLGKAPGEGQRAEAEVDYEASVDQGLDRLAAVVRENLDMDKLVSILKEGLP, from the coding sequence ATGAAGGATTACTGGTTCAAGGTCCGCGAGCAGCTCCGGGACTTTCGGCCCGGTCCGAACGTCCGATGCGAATGGTACCCCTGCCATTTCAAGGGGCAGGACTGTAGTCTGTGCTTCTGTCCCCTCTACCCTTGCCACGATGAGCGCCTGGGCGAGTTCATCTCCGGCAAGGACGGATCGCGGATATGGAGCTGCAAGGAGTGCTTCTGGCCCCACCGGAGCGACGTGGCCAGGGACATCTATGCCCGGCTCGGCGCGCCGGAGGAGCGGCCGTCCGGGGAGGACCTGAGGAGGATCAAGGAGGAGATAGAGGCCCGGCATCCCGTGTCGGCCATGCCCATCATGGTGCTCGGCGCGACATCGGGAGCGGGAAAGAGCCTGCTGGCGGCGGCACTATGCCGCATCTTCTCAGACATGGGCTACAACGTCGCGCCGTTCAAGTCCCAGAACATGTCCCTCAACTCCATGGTGACGCCGGAGGGAGAGGAGATCTCCAGGGCCCAGGCGCTGCAGGCAGCGGCGGCCCGTACCGTTCCGGACGCGCACATGAACCCTATATTGATGAAACCGAAGAAGGACGACATCTCCCAGATCATCGTGGAGGGGCGGCCGTACAGGGACATGGCCGTGCCCGAGTACTTCGGCGGCTTCACCAACGGGGAGGGGATGGAGATCCTCCGGAGGAACTGGGAGCTGCTCCGGCGGACCCGCGACGTGGTGGTGATTGAGGGCGCGGGGTCCCCCGCGGAGATCAACCTGATGGACACCGAGATCGCCAACATGCGGACGGCGGAGGTCGCCAGCGCGCCCTGCCTGCTGGTGGTGAACATCGAGTGGGGCGGGGCCTTCGCCTACGCCTACGGCACCATCATGCTGCTGCCTCCCGAGCAGCGGAGAATGTTCAAGGGCATAATCATCAACAACCTCTACGGAGACCCGGCGTCCCTGCAAGGCGGCATCAAGGAGCTGGAGGAGCGGTTGGGGATCCCGGTGCTGGGAATCGTTCCGCACGCCGACCACGCGCTGCCGGACGAGGATTCCCAGGACCTCCGCAAGGTGCGGGGGAAGGGAGGGCTGCAGATCGGGGTGGTGCACCTGCCCCGCATCGCCAACTTCACCGACTTCGACGCGCTCGCTCTGGAAGGCGCTTCGGTCCGCTTCGTCAAGGACCCGGGGGCGTTGAGGGGCGTGGACGCCGTGGTGATACCCGGAACCAAGAACACCGTGGCCGACCTGAAATGGCTGAGGGGGAGCGGGCTCTTCGACGCCATCAGGGAGCTGAAGGGAAAGGTGCCCATTCTGGGCATATGCGGCGGCTATCAGATGCTGGGAAAGGAGGTCATCGACCTCAAGGGCCTGGAAGGGGACGAGAAGAAGGCCTGGGAAGGACTGGGGCTGCTGGACATCTCCACCAACTTCGAGGCCTACGAGAAGAGGACCGTGCTGGTCAACGGCCGCATGAACGCCGGGAACGGCGGCAAGGTGCGCGGGTACGAGATCCACATGGGGAGGTCGGAGAGCAGGGAAGCGCCCCTGTTCTACCTGGAGGAGAACGGGAAGGACCGGCCGGAGGGGGCGATATCCCCCGACGGCATGGTGATGGGGTCCTACGTCCACGGCATGTTCGACCTGCCCTCGTTCCGCTCCTACTTCCTGGGCAAGGCGCCGGGGGAAGGGCAGCGGGCGGAAGCGGAGGTCGACTACGAGGCCTCCGTGGACCAGGGCCTGGACCGGCTCGCCGCGGTGGTGCGGGAGAACCTGGATATGGATAAGCTCGTGAGCATCCTGAAGGAGGGGCTGCCGTGA
- a CDS encoding cobyric acid synthase yields MKCVMVQGTSSGAGKTTVAALLCRHFARQGLRVAPFKAQNLSLNSFVTARGEEMGISQAFQAWACGREPEGDMNPILLKPRSEGSCQIILSGRPYADVGRGGATAHREALLKAVRESYGRLAASNDVVIIEGSGSPAEINLRSTDIANMTTAEMARSPVILVGDIERGGVFAAVYGTYGLLEERHRDLVKAFVINRFRGDASILGPGMAKLQDLMKVPCLGVLPFVDLRFPSEDSLDLGRQQGRGASGEDIREAWLKNLDQFYDTSRSHIDYGILEAIVNGR; encoded by the coding sequence GTGAAGTGCGTGATGGTGCAGGGCACCAGCTCCGGCGCGGGCAAGACCACCGTCGCCGCGCTGCTGTGCCGGCACTTCGCCCGGCAGGGCCTGAGGGTCGCGCCGTTCAAGGCCCAGAACCTGTCGCTGAACTCCTTCGTCACCGCCAGGGGCGAGGAGATGGGCATCTCGCAGGCGTTCCAGGCATGGGCCTGCGGGCGCGAGCCGGAGGGGGACATGAACCCCATCCTGCTGAAGCCCCGCTCCGAGGGGAGCTGCCAGATCATACTGTCGGGAAGGCCGTACGCCGACGTGGGGCGAGGGGGTGCGACGGCCCACCGCGAAGCGCTGCTGAAAGCAGTGAGGGAGTCCTATGGCCGGTTGGCCGCATCGAACGATGTGGTGATCATAGAGGGTTCCGGCTCCCCGGCGGAGATCAACCTGCGTTCGACGGACATTGCCAATATGACCACCGCGGAGATGGCGCGAAGCCCGGTGATACTGGTAGGGGATATCGAGCGCGGCGGGGTGTTCGCCGCCGTCTACGGCACCTATGGGCTGCTGGAGGAGCGCCACCGCGACCTGGTCAAGGCGTTCGTGATAAACCGCTTCAGGGGGGACGCGTCCATCCTGGGGCCGGGGATGGCGAAGCTGCAGGACCTCATGAAGGTGCCCTGCCTGGGAGTATTGCCGTTCGTGGACCTCCGCTTCCCCTCCGAGGACAGCCTTGACCTCGGCCGGCAGCAGGGCCGGGGGGCGTCGGGGGAGGACATCAGGGAGGCCTGGCTGAAGAACCTTGACCAGTTCTACGATACGTCCCGCTCGCACATCGACTACGGGATCTTGGAAGCCATCGTGAACGGGCGCTGA